One Tachypleus tridentatus isolate NWPU-2018 chromosome 3, ASM421037v1, whole genome shotgun sequence DNA window includes the following coding sequences:
- the LOC143247897 gene encoding solute carrier family 23 member 2-like yields MLGANNITTFFGHRQVHKERNRLPIIQGSSSAFLIPIFATLNLPQWKCPSEEIMLSATEEELQEFWQIRMREIQGAIIGASIFEMVIGLTGVIGMILQWLTPLVFVPIISLVGLSLFEEAAFKASKNWGIAIM; encoded by the exons ATGTTAGGAGCGAACAACATtacgaccttcttcggtcatcgtcaggttcacaaagaaagaaatag ACTACCCATTATTCAAGGCTCTTCTTCAGCCTTTTTGATTCCAATATTTGCTACTTTGAACTTACCTCAGTGGAAGTGTCCTAGTGAAGAAATAATGTTGTCAGCAACAGAAGAAGAGCTACAAGAATTCTGGCAAATCAGAATGCGAGAG ATACAAGGCGCTATCATTGGGGCATCCATCTTTGAAATGGTTATAGGTCTTACAGGTGTTATCGGAATGATACTTCAGTGGTTAACACCTTTAGTTTTCGTTCCTATCATATCGTTGGTAGGACTATCTCTCTTCGAAGAAGCAGCTTTTAAAGCTAGTAAAAACTGGGGAATAGCAATTATGTAa
- the LOC143247899 gene encoding uncharacterized protein LOC143247899, whose amino-acid sequence MHLIICTINRYIYVGRIIYTQLPRAVFDITHLLLNLLYLGVNIKSPLLPWCGTNQFTNLRAKRHLAICRIHQLESNNDGRLGIWKADARYWIEQNIVENEMLNEIDELKVSVVDIEDEDRVRSDILYSVDEVPRWYLCIILGIQQFLMMFGSTLAYSYLVTPKLCIQETDPARSYITSTIFLCQV is encoded by the exons ATGCACCTCATTATTTGTACAATCAACAGGTACATTTACGTTGGAAGGATCATTTATACACAGTTACCTAGGGCTGTGTTCGACATAACCCATCTTCTTCTGAACCTGTTATATCTTGGAGTGAACATTAAAAGTCCTTTGTTACCATGGTGCGGAACCAACCAGTTTACGAACTTAAG agcaaaacgACATTTGGCTATTTGCCGAATCCACCAATTGGAATCGAACAATGATGGGAGGCTTGGGATCTGGAAGGCTGACGCAAGATATTGG ATAGAACAAAACATCGTAGAAAACGAAATGCTGAACGAAATCGATGAGCTGAAG GTTTCTGTTGTGGACATCGAAGACGAAGACAGAGTCAGGAGTGACATCTTATACTCTGTGGATGAAGTTCCTCGTTGGTACCTGTGTATTATACTTGGGATTCAG CAATTCCTGATGATGTTCGGGTCGACTTTGGCATATTCTTACTTAGTCACACCAAAGCTTTGCATCCAAGAAACCGACCCGGCGAGGAGCTACATAACatcaacaatatttttgtgtCAGGTTTAG